In Deltaproteobacteria bacterium, the genomic window GGCCATGTACCCATTCGCCGGCGGCGTCACCTCTATGAAATAGGTACCGCCGGGGGGACAGGCGGCCTCGCTGAAATTGAGATCGAACTTGTAGAAGCCGTCCTGAGCCGTAATCTGGGACTGCTGGATAGGATCGTCAAAACAACTGCTCGGCACGCTGGCGCCGGTGGCCGCGTTCACCAAAGACAGGGAAGCGCCGGGTACCGGTACGCGGGAGATGGAGTTGTATACAGTACCGTTGGGCCAGATGGGCAGGTTTAAATTTTGCAGAATTCCTCCCGGGGATACGCTTATATCGCTGATGCGCTGCGGACTATTGGTGAATATGGAATCCGCGTAACCCAGCGAAGGGGTATGTGACCCGGCACCCGCGGCACGGAAGCGCAGTTCGTAGAGTTCGGAAGATCCTGCATTGGGAGCCACACCGGAAAGTCGATAGGTACCATCGGCATTCGTCCGCACCGTTGCGAGCAGTTGATCATTGCGATACAACTCGACTGCCCAACCTTCAAGATGCCGCTCGTTGCTCTCATCCTGCCTGTTCAGGTTGCCATCATGCCAGACGGTGCCATTGAAGGTAGCGCTGCTCGGTGTTCCGCCCACATCCAGACTAACCGCGTCCGTTGCGGTCTGGCTCGCGTTATTCCAACTGACGACACCGGTATTGGTGAGCGTTGTTCCTATCGGCACCGATGATTCAACCTGCACACGGAAGCGCACCACAACCGAAGCGGCGCTTGGTAAATCGCCATACTGGGCAGTGAGGATCGTGTCTGCATAGCTGACGCCAAGCGGGGAACCATTCATGCTTGCCGACCCGGGGACATAGGTCACCTGCCCGGCCATCGGGCTCAAATCGTCGGTCACCCTCACTTGTGTGGCCGTCCGATTGGCGATGTTGCTCACACGGATAACGTATTCGAGCTGGCTTCCGGCGATAGCTGCACCACCATTGACTACAAACACCTCTTTGACGATACTCAACAGCTGCGCATCGCCCACAACGACCTGCGTCGGCTGGTCGCCGTTGGTGTCGATACCGTCGGCATCGGTGGGCTCGTCTAGCGACTCATTGGTGCTCACCACCCCCTGGTTACTGATGATGGTTCCAGGCGTAACCCCGTCATTCACCCGAACATCGAAGGTGATCCGTGCCGTCGCCCCCATTGACAGTGTGCCGTTACCGCTGCCCGGCAAAGGCGGCGCCTGGTCGGAAGAACTCACGTCGATGCCTGAGGTCAGGGGAGAATTCCCTCCGTCCGGTTGACCGACCGGGAGGTCGTTCAGGTAAACGGAATCGGGGATATAGGTCGTGTCGGCAGGCACCGCATCGGTGAAGATCACGCCGGTGGCAGGGGCCGCACCTGAATTGGAGATGACGATGGTGTAACGCAGATCGTCACCCGGATCCACGATTCCGTCCGAGTTGTTGTCAACTAAAAGCGTCACTGTCTTGTGGGCATCCACCAGCGGAAAATTCCCCACGACATCCAGGGTCGGGTCATCCAAAGCCGTTGTTGCCGGATCGTCGGACGGCTCTCCGGAAACCGGGCCGGAGCCCTGGCCTTCGGCATCGACGAAGCCCTGGTTGGCGACAATGGTGCCGTCGACGACATCGCTGTCGATCACCACGTCGAAGGTGATCCTTGCCACATTGGTGGCGTCTGCCGCAGCATCGGCACGCATGTAGCCCGCGGTCGTGTTCTCGGGAGCGTTTATCAGCATGCCGCTTTGCAACGGAGAGACGCCGGAAGAAGGATCGTACACCGCTATCCCGTTCAGACGCGTGGTTCCGGGAACATAGGTGGTGTGGGCAGGGATCTGATCCTGCAGAACCGTATTGACACTGTTCTCGCTGCCGACATTCTTGACGGTAATGGTATAACGCAGGGAATCGCCGGCCACTAGCTCATCGGGAGTACCGGTGATGTCCCGGGACGTTTTCCAGACGTCAAAGGCTGGCGAAGAACTGATCAGGGTAGACGTCTGGTTGCTCGGTGTCGCCGTCAAATTGTCAGCCGTCACCCGGGCCTGATTCAAAACCGCCAGGCCGCTTTGGATAGCAGAAGCCAGGGTCGCCTCGAACACGATGGTCACGCTATCGTTGGCGCTCCCCTGGGCATCGAGGGTTAGATTGCGAACATCGAGCATGCCCGTGTTGTTGACCCCGCCGGCGCCATCGGTGCTGGTAATGTCGGCGTCTTCGTCGGAAACGTCGACGATTTGCAGGCTGCCGGGAACAAACTGCGCCGCCAGCTCATCCACCACCACTGGATTGCTCAAAGCCACGATACTGTGATTGGTGAGCACCAGGGTGTAGCGAAGCGTATCTCCGGGTTGGGCGTTTTGCCCCGGATCTTCTCCGGTGGTCGCGTTGACAACCGATTTTACCAACGAGACATCCAGTCTGGTCCTCGTGGTCCTAACGGCCTGACCGGTAAAGTAGTCGTTCACGGCCGGAGTGCCTGATCCGGTGCGCTCCAAGTCACTGTCACCGTTTAATCCGGTCCACCGGGCGATGGCATTATTGGTCAGATCCTGCCCGGCCTGAACGCCTGCGAGCACCTGTACGTCGTAGGTAACCGTAACGACCGTACCTTCGGCCACGTCGATGTCCGCATTGCCCTCGGCCGGACTCCAAATCAATGTCTGAACGTCACCCACCCCGTCGCCTGAAACAATCGGCTCGGCAATGATGTTGTCAATGCCCTCCACTGTCGCGGTTTCGGCCTGATAGGCCAGGCCCAGGCTCAGCGTATCTTCTATCGAAATGTCGAAAGCATCCGCAAAGCTGCCTCCTGAAGCACCACCGCCGGCGGTGAGGCTCAAGCGGTAGCGCAAAATATCCCCGGCACTCGGCGCCACCTCCGGGTTGCTCACGTTTTCAACGGTCTTGACAAGGGTCAGCAAGGGTTCCACGATGGTTACCGGAGCGCTGGTGGAAGCGGTATCCAAGTCTGCCGGCATATCCGCATACGTGTAGGAAGCCGTATTGGCGACACTGTCACCGGCGTTGGCCTGGTCGTTGTTAACCACCCGCGTTCTCAGCGTGATGATGACCTGTCCACCGGCAGGAATACTCGTGATCCCCAGGCGCACGTCACCGGGCAGGGTGGTGCCGCTGTCGTTCAACGGCACCTCATTGTCGGCCGCATCCACCGCACTGGCATTGACATATTCCAGGGCCGGGTGCAGATTGTCGGCGACGACGACATCCTCCAACGCCGTGTTGACAGGCACGGCGGGCACTCTGATTTCATAGACAACGTCGTCGCCGACGGTCGCTTCTGCCGATGACACGAGCGTCTTCAGCAACTGCTCATCGCTTGTAAGATTCGTCATCCACACTTCCGCCAAACCCCCGGGCGAGTAGACCCGACCCGATTCCGCAGGCGGCAGCGACCTGTATTCGAGCAACCTCGCCTGGTTGCTCCAGCTTGTTGAAGCCGAAATATCCGTATGAAAACCGATGTCGTAATCGACGAAAAGGCATTCACCCGGCTGCACGGAGGCATTGTTCAGAAGCGAGATCTCCATCTCACCGCCGCGGGGGGGGAGTGTGATGGCATAATCGATGCCCGAACTCAACGGAGTTGTGCCGATGGTCACCACTGGTGAATTGGCGGTAAGAGCACTTTCGTCAAACGCCGTCGCCAACTGATCCGTAACTACCAGGCCGTAAGCCGGCGCAAGGCCCTCGTTGCACGATGACAGCCTGAAATGCATCACATCGCCGGCGATGTCGACCTGGTAGGGGTCGGCCGCGGTTCCGGTGCCGACCCGCCCGGTGCCCTGATCGACTTTGGTGATGACGCTCATGCGCGGCTGACGGACTTCAATCCTATCCGCAGCGGTCAAACGATCGGGATAAGCCACCGGATCACCGCCGGTGTAGGTAAGCCGGGCCAGGTTATCGAGCCGAATACTGGTGTCCTCGTTCACACCAGCCGGCGCCGCATCGGCAACCACGCCTGCCACAACCCGAATAACAAGTGTATCGATGGGCGTTCCGTTATCGCTGGGTGGATTGGTGATATCACCGAATTCCCACCGCAGGGTCCCGGTAGCGCCGGCCGCAGGTTGCGGCGCCAACAACGTATAAATGAAGTTGTCGCCACCGATGATGCTGAAGCTTTGCAGTGCCATTCCTTCCGGGAGGACATCTTCCACGACCACGTTTCCGGTGGTATACTCTTGAAGATTCAGGGTCAAATCATAGCTTACGGTGTCACCGACACGGACAACCGGGTCACCTGTACTGGGCGGCGTTTCGGCATAGGAGTCTTCGAATACCGCTTTGGCGATGGAAGTGTCGTCGCTTGTGGCGATGCCGATCGAGGCGGGGCCGAAGCAATAATCATCTAGGGCATCACTCGTGGGGCAGCCGGTACCCGTGCGTTCCGACAGGGATCCACCGTCAAGCGAAGTCCAATCCACATAGACACTGTTATCGATGTCTGCACTGGTGACCGATGTGAGCCTCACCTGATAGGTGATCACCAAATCATGGCCGGCAGGGATATCGAGCGTTAAATCGCCGTTATCCCGCCCCCAAACGAGACTGCCGTCCACGAGAACGGTCGGCGTCGCTGCAAAGCCGACAACACTGACGTCATCGATTTGTGCAGCGGCCGAATCCGCGACCAGAGACATATTCGCCGGCAGCGTGTCGACGATGTTCGTGTCATAGGCAGGGGAGTCGCCATTGTTGGAAATGGTGACCCGGTATTCGAGAAAATCGCCCGCCGTGGCCGGGTCGGTCGGCAGTTTATCCGCCGGCGAGACGAAACGAACCGTCTTGTCGGCTGAGAGATCCGGTTCAACGATGACCATATCCAACGTGCCGCCGGCACCGCCAACCGTTTGCGTCGCGTTGTTGCCGTTTCTGCGGTTGAAGGTGTAGGAGGCGCTGTTGGCAAAGTGTAAACCGCTCTGGTTGGGCATTGTGTTTTGCAGCTCCACCGTAATATCGATAACCGCCTGACCGTTGGGTGGAATGTCGATGCCGGTAGCCGCGTCCTCGATGACCAGGTTGGTGGTGCTGCCGGTATTGCTAAGGCCCCACGCGCCGCCGGACACAACCGTCGCGCTCACGAAGCTCATATCGGCATCTGACAGGCTCAAATCGTCTAAAATCCGGACATCGTAAAGGTAGGAGGCAATGGGGGTTGCCGGTATCGTGATGCGGTAGCTGAACCGTTCGCCGATGGTTGCCGTCTCCTGAGTGGTTTCTTTCAGCAGGGGACCCGCCCGCTGGATGATCACCGTTGTAGGATCGGCAGGATCGCCGGGAGCGGCGATGCCGTTTATATACGGGTCGTCGCTCAAGGCCGTGATACCGGTGGCGTCGAGCGTTGCCTGGTTTTCGACCACGGTGCTGCTGTCGATGGCCGTCTTCAGCGTGATCTCGAATTCAACGATCAGTTCGTCGCCGACGGCTACGTTCAGGGGCGCACCGTCACCGTCTATCTGCAAGAGGCCGGTAACGGCATCGTAGGAGTAGTCGGCGCCGTCAGGCGGCGGGGTCACCATGGCAAAGCTGGCCAGATCGAAGTTTTCCGGGTCGAGCTGATCACCGATGCTGATGTTGTTGATGGTCTGGTCGACATTGAAAAGGCGCACCCGGTAGCGGAGCCTGTCGCCCGGAGTCGCGAGACTGGCGGGGTCCATGCCGCTGTCGATATTGGATACGGTCTTCTGAAAGTAGTATCCGGCCAGTGCGGTCGTCACCGTCTCACTGTCCTGGGAATCCGCCACACCCGGTGTACCGTCGGTGAGCGTCCGGTCGTACTGGCGGCGGCCGGTAAAGCTATCTTCACCGCTGAACCATTGGGTGGCGCCGGCTATATTGGTGAGTTCCAACCCGTCGTCCCTAACATTGCCATTGAGCTGGGATTGATAGGTGACAATCATGTGCTGGGAAGCGCCGATGACCGCGGCGGGGGAGTCCATGGTCAGGCTGAGCCGGCAGTGGGGCGCACCGGTATACGTCACGGAATAGTCGATGCCCCGAGTCAATACACCTGAAACCGGGGTGACGCCGTCGGCGGAAAAAACCTGAACACTGAGGCCCGATCCTGTCGTAGGATCGTATTCGCACATCTCCGCAGGTATTTCGTCCACAATCGTGGTGTTCCATGCATCGCTGCCGCCGAGGTTTCGCGCATCGATTTGAAAAGTTGTCGTGTCACCGAGATTCAAGGCCGTTTCGCTGCTGGTTTTGTTGACCACTAGATCGGGCTCGGCGATGATCATAGGATCCGAAACGCCCGACTCGCCGGGAAGGGGCTCATAAGGCACACCGTCGATAAGTCGTCCGAAGGACCACTTGGCGGTATTGGTAAACACGGTCCCGGGGGCATTCGACGGGTCGTCGTCCAGGGTCACCGTGATTTCCAGAATGATTTGCTTCCCGGCGGGGATTGTCGGAAGGCTGTCGAAATCGAACGTAAGCAGGCCACCGGCGTTCGTGAATGCCGGTGACACGGACGTATTACTCCCCTGCCAATAGGCGTTATGGCTCACATAGGTCAGGGCTGCGCCCGTGGCGTTGAGATCGTCACTGACAATGACACTGTGCAGTTCGTTCAGAGATCCGCTGTCGTCGATAACAGCCCCTGTGCCGGCGTCATAGAGGACCGGAATCGTCAGTGTGTAAGTGAAGGGCACACCGATGGTGGCGGAAACGGCCGGGCTTTGCTTTACGATTTTCTCCACCGGAATTAAAAGATTTTGACAGCCTTCCTGGATGGCGCTAGACGAGCCGTTGACAAACCAGACCGTATGACCGGCAACGGTGTTACACGACATCTGCCCGGTGTGATAAACATTATCGAAAATGACAAGATAGGAAGTTGTATCGTTGTTGTCGAAGCTGAAATTGGTGCTCATCCCGTAGGGGAAATTTAGGATCGTACAGTCTGTGTCTATCTTGATGTTATCCGGGGCAGTGTGGATGTTACCATCGATCACCCCTTCGTAGGGCGGGTCAGAACAATTGAACTGATCGGCATAAACAGCGTCGGGCGTACCCGAGAGCAATAGGGCAAATGTCAGAAAAGATAAGCAAAGATGAAAAGATCGATACGAGGCATTAAACGCACAACTACCCGGCCGGTGCTTAATCCTGTCAACTATTTTAAACCACGGGGCAAAAGAT contains:
- a CDS encoding DUF11 domain-containing protein, with amino-acid sequence MIDGNIHTAPDNIKIDTDCTILNFPYGMSTNFSFDNNDTTSYLVIFDNVYHTGQMSCNTVAGHTVWFVNGSSSAIQEGCQNLLIPVEKIVKQSPAVSATIGVPFTYTLTIPVLYDAGTGAVIDDSGSLNELHSVIVSDDLNATGAALTYVSHNAYWQGSNTSVSPAFTNAGGLLTFDFDSLPTIPAGKQIILEITVTLDDDPSNAPGTVFTNTAKWSFGRLIDGVPYEPLPGESGVSDPMIIAEPDLVVNKTSSETALNLGDTTTFQIDARNLGGSDAWNTTIVDEIPAEMCEYDPTTGSGLSVQVFSADGVTPVSGVLTRGIDYSVTYTGAPHCRLSLTMDSPAAVIGASQHMIVTYQSQLNGNVRDDGLELTNIAGATQWFSGEDSFTGRRQYDRTLTDGTPGVADSQDSETVTTALAGYYFQKTVSNIDSGMDPASLATPGDRLRYRVRLFNVDQTINNISIGDQLDPENFDLASFAMVTPPPDGADYSYDAVTGLLQIDGDGAPLNVAVGDELIVEFEITLKTAIDSSTVVENQATLDATGITALSDDPYINGIAAPGDPADPTTVIIQRAGPLLKETTQETATIGERFSYRITIPATPIASYLYDVRILDDLSLSDADMSFVSATVVSGGAWGLSNTGSTTNLVIEDAATGIDIPPNGQAVIDITVELQNTMPNQSGLHFANSASYTFNRRNGNNATQTVGGAGGTLDMVIVEPDLSADKTVRFVSPADKLPTDPATAGDFLEYRVTISNNGDSPAYDTNIVDTLPANMSLVADSAAAQIDDVSVVGFAATPTVLVDGSLVWGRDNGDLTLDIPAGHDLVITYQVRLTSVTSADIDNSVYVDWTSLDGGSLSERTGTGCPTSDALDDYCFGPASIGIATSDDTSIAKAVFEDSYAETPPSTGDPVVRVGDTVSYDLTLNLQEYTTGNVVVEDVLPEGMALQSFSIIGGDNFIYTLLAPQPAAGATGTLRWEFGDITNPPSDNGTPIDTLVIRVVAGVVADAAPAGVNEDTSIRLDNLARLTYTGGDPVAYPDRLTAADRIEVRQPRMSVITKVDQGTGRVGTGTAADPYQVDIAGDVMHFRLSSCNEGLAPAYGLVVTDQLATAFDESALTANSPVVTIGTTPLSSGIDYAITLPPRGGEMEISLLNNASVQPGECLFVDYDIGFHTDISASTSWSNQARLLEYRSLPPAESGRVYSPGGLAEVWMTNLTSDEQLLKTLVSSAEATVGDDVVYEIRVPAVPVNTALEDVVVADNLHPALEYVNASAVDAADNEVPLNDSGTTLPGDVRLGITSIPAGGQVIITLRTRVVNNDQANAGDSVANTASYTYADMPADLDTASTSAPVTIVEPLLTLVKTVENVSNPEVAPSAGDILRYRLSLTAGGGASGGSFADAFDISIEDTLSLGLAYQAETATVEGIDNIIAEPIVSGDGVGDVQTLIWSPAEGNADIDVAEGTVVTVTYDVQVLAGVQAGQDLTNNAIARWTGLNGDSDLERTGSGTPAVNDYFTGQAVRTTRTRLDVSLVKSVVNATTGEDPGQNAQPGDTLRYTLVLTNHSIVALSNPVVVDELAAQFVPGSLQIVDVSDEDADITSTDGAGGVNNTGMLDVRNLTLDAQGSANDSVTIVFEATLASAIQSGLAVLNQARVTADNLTATPSNQTSTLISSSPAFDVWKTSRDITGTPDELVAGDSLRYTITVKNVGSENSVNTVLQDQIPAHTTYVPGTTRLNGIAVYDPSSGVSPLQSGMLINAPENTTAGYMRADAAADATNVARITFDVVIDSDVVDGTIVANQGFVDAEGQGSGPVSGEPSDDPATTALDDPTLDVVGNFPLVDAHKTVTLLVDNNSDGIVDPGDDLRYTIVISNSGAAPATGVIFTDAVPADTTYIPDSVYLNDLPVGQPDGGNSPLTSGIDVSSSDQAPPLPGSGNGTLSMGATARITFDVRVNDGVTPGTIISNQGVVSTNESLDEPTDADGIDTNGDQPTQVVVGDAQLLSIVKEVFVVNGGAAIAGSQLEYVIRVSNIANRTATQVRVTDDLSPMAGQVTYVPGSASMNGSPLGVSYADTILTAQYGDLPSAASVVVRFRVQVESSVPIGTTLTNTGVVSWNNASQTATDAVSLDVGGTPSSATFNGTVWHDGNLNRQDESNERHLEGWAVELYRNDQLLATVRTNADGTYRLSGVAPNAGSSELYELRFRAAGAGSHTPSLGYADSIFTNSPQRISDISVSPGGILQNLNLPIWPNGTVYNSISRVPVPGASLSLVNAATGASVPSSCFDDPIQQSQITAQDGFYKFDLNFSEAACPPGGTYFIEVTPPANGYMADQSQVIPPASDATTLPFSVPECLGSVNDAVPATAEYCEVTGYTTVPPVAVLARTTGTTYYLSLLLNDTSMPGQSQIFNNAIPVDPVLDGAVAITKTSSSINVSRGELVPYTITVSNVYGVPLYDISIVDHFPAGFKYMADSSRLNGNRFEPQVDGRELSWENLDLQVNETLTLQLLLVVGSGVSEGEYVNSAYVLKRATNTRISGEATATVQVVPDPDFDCTDVIGKVFDDRNLDGWQDRGELGLAGVRVVTARGLIASTDKHGRFHITCATVPDQNRGSNFILKLDDRSLPSGYRLTTENPRVQRATRGKMLRFNFGATIHRVVRLDIADGVFEPGSSTMRLQWKPRLAMLIDELHKAPSVLRLSYLADVESKSLVNKRVAALKKKVSRQWKKSNGQYRLSIETEVFWRRGKPFGER